The Lentisphaera araneosa HTCC2155 genome has a window encoding:
- a CDS encoding formylglycine-generating enzyme family protein: protein MSKKNNLSKEQLKLAQDLKVKLAEQQLKNQLNTVKKSSNKSIFILAGLLLVSLALALSFLDGSSKVAIAHHIDKSELISYVEKANFSPPFSQLPTDLKSSDVYSFIIAPKDNPEMHETLILQRESLIKYGLPLEVENQFGMKFRLIPPGQFLMGSPQNEVGRTHTELLHESEIKYPFYLQKFETTQKTWVDVRKQNPAKEPRLNFPIQDVSFNDCLIFFQELNKKLGLEQHSYTLPSEKEWEYATRAGSNTPWHFGDDQSLAPAYVISKYNVDPRYEKGHLLPNAFGLFNTHGNMQEFTRSPFFIYECKENQYAHSWDFKIYDGDHPEDIDLPRNNFNVEIRTKGRQTGLYFHDANGDGLWTNSEIIWSTKDSLDPVYKKNRDTFIWRGDQNRETDTSTFDQIRGINGNLYYNDKNNDFTWNPGEEIWGYNEYKRYKSGYQIVRGGAWAMDLKYSRAAMRFTHSNNDKGSYLGMRASRPLYTMKELPLEQQLKNREAWDEFYKSINPTDNISETHKDSQQ, encoded by the coding sequence ATGAGTAAAAAAAACAACTTAAGCAAAGAACAACTAAAATTAGCTCAAGACTTAAAGGTCAAATTAGCTGAACAGCAACTAAAAAACCAATTAAACACGGTAAAAAAATCGAGTAACAAGAGCATCTTTATACTCGCTGGTCTGTTATTAGTTAGTCTAGCTCTAGCTTTATCTTTCTTGGATGGAAGCTCAAAAGTTGCTATCGCTCATCACATAGATAAAAGTGAACTCATTTCTTATGTGGAGAAAGCCAACTTCTCTCCACCATTTTCACAATTACCTACTGACTTAAAAAGCTCTGATGTTTATAGCTTTATCATTGCTCCGAAAGACAATCCAGAAATGCACGAAACCCTAATCTTGCAGAGAGAAAGCCTTATCAAATACGGGCTACCACTTGAAGTTGAAAATCAGTTTGGAATGAAGTTTCGACTTATCCCTCCTGGCCAATTTTTGATGGGCAGTCCACAGAATGAAGTGGGCCGTACCCACACTGAACTTCTCCATGAGAGTGAAATCAAGTACCCCTTCTATTTACAAAAATTTGAAACGACTCAAAAAACCTGGGTCGATGTGCGTAAGCAAAACCCCGCAAAGGAGCCTCGACTCAATTTCCCCATCCAAGATGTGAGTTTTAATGACTGCCTCATCTTTTTCCAAGAACTCAACAAAAAACTGGGACTCGAACAACATAGCTACACCCTCCCTTCAGAAAAAGAATGGGAATACGCCACTCGCGCCGGCTCAAATACCCCTTGGCATTTTGGGGACGACCAATCATTAGCCCCCGCTTATGTAATATCAAAATATAATGTGGATCCACGATATGAAAAAGGTCACCTATTACCAAATGCTTTTGGCCTTTTCAATACTCACGGCAACATGCAAGAGTTTACGCGCTCACCCTTTTTTATCTATGAGTGTAAAGAAAATCAGTATGCCCATTCCTGGGACTTTAAAATATACGATGGTGACCACCCTGAAGACATTGACCTGCCAAGAAATAATTTTAATGTCGAAATCAGAACGAAAGGGAGACAAACAGGCCTTTACTTTCATGATGCTAATGGCGATGGCCTCTGGACAAACAGTGAAATTATTTGGTCCACAAAAGATTCTTTAGATCCCGTTTACAAAAAAAATAGGGACACCTTCATCTGGAGAGGAGACCAAAACAGAGAAACTGACACTTCTACATTCGACCAAATACGTGGCATTAATGGAAACCTTTATTACAACGACAAAAACAATGACTTCACTTGGAATCCTGGCGAAGAAATATGGGGCTACAACGAGTACAAGCGCTATAAAAGTGGCTACCAAATAGTACGTGGTGGTGCTTGGGCTATGGATCTCAAGTACTCCAGAGCTGCCATGCGTTTTACGCATTCTAACAATGACAAAGGTTCCTATTTAGGCATGAGAGCTTCTCGCCCTCTCTATACGATGAAAGAATTGCCTTTAGAACAGCAGTTAAAAAATCGTGAAGCTTGGGATGAGTTTTATAAGTCTATAAATCCAACTGATAATATCTCAGAGACACATAAAGACTCGCAGCAATAA
- a CDS encoding LptF/LptG family permease, with translation MFFSILSRYIMRSMLLPFVCCICGFIFIFFIANVQDDLSDMLKLDNTKDIIIYYFLLIPDKFTYIAPMSLLLATIYCFSSLNRNHEVIAMRSAGLSLTKLSAPIYLFSVLVGISLYLSSQYLEPYCRLKTFELNTRAESMDRSHEFHIFTAFDGKQKRKWAVSSDEDNNFSAIQILEYDENNNLTREIEALSGEFNSEIGWNFKNVSIAEFSEDHRIKKIEKHDNYLRNDIKDDPIILSNIDELKGTPSIAQIKSELNSGRPVDTKRKAFLETRQYSLIFSPFSCLIGVLLGIPLATSSQRSPGMSAASRAIGIMLVYYIINSAFTNLGRNDILPPMMAAGIGTFIFISFGLFTSLKD, from the coding sequence ATGTTCTTCTCCATTCTCTCGCGCTATATTATGCGCAGCATGCTTCTCCCTTTTGTTTGTTGTATTTGCGGCTTCATTTTCATCTTCTTCATTGCCAATGTTCAAGATGATCTATCAGATATGCTAAAACTTGATAATACAAAAGATATTATCATCTATTACTTCTTGCTCATACCTGATAAGTTTACGTACATCGCACCGATGTCGTTGCTACTCGCCACTATCTATTGTTTCTCAAGTCTCAACCGTAACCACGAAGTGATTGCAATGAGAAGTGCTGGCCTCTCTTTAACTAAACTCAGTGCCCCCATTTATCTTTTTTCTGTTTTGGTCGGCATTTCACTTTATTTATCGAGTCAGTACCTAGAACCTTATTGTCGACTTAAAACTTTTGAGCTCAATACACGAGCAGAGTCCATGGATCGGAGCCATGAATTTCATATTTTCACTGCCTTTGATGGCAAGCAAAAACGTAAATGGGCAGTCAGCTCAGATGAAGATAATAATTTTTCAGCCATACAAATCTTAGAATATGATGAAAACAATAATTTAACTAGAGAAATCGAAGCGCTATCTGGCGAGTTTAACTCTGAAATAGGATGGAATTTCAAAAATGTAAGCATAGCCGAATTTTCAGAAGATCATCGGATCAAAAAAATTGAAAAACATGATAATTATTTGAGAAATGACATAAAAGATGACCCCATTATACTTAGTAATATTGATGAATTAAAAGGCACTCCTTCAATTGCTCAAATCAAAAGCGAGCTCAACTCTGGGCGTCCTGTCGATACAAAAAGAAAAGCTTTCCTAGAAACACGTCAATATTCCTTAATATTCTCCCCTTTCTCATGCCTCATAGGTGTTTTACTTGGCATACCTTTAGCCACAAGTAGCCAGCGCTCTCCGGGCATGAGTGCTGCATCACGAGCCATTGGTATCATGCTTGTTTATTACATTATAAATAGTGCATTCACTAATCTTGGTCGCAACGACATTCTCCCACCCATGATGGCTGCGGGTATTGGCACATTTATATTCATAAGCTTTGGACTTTTCACAAGCTTAAAGGACTGA
- a CDS encoding RDD family protein gives MNFFIVKDKNTELGPYPEEVLIDMAKSGDIDASTLIRNSLMKRTQEAKKLPFLKDVVKEENKAEDSGPVEMKPLNRTANSIKLAIKKHRLTAFIIDLAIIYGIIYALAFVLNTHLGGLNLSPDTAQATEAYGSSIAYLISGIYFIFVLYYTINIGFFAQTPGQRFYGIMAVSTDNKPVMLLKSFLYAVFFFLFLPLEPFVVYITKKSLHEILSGTKIVNVRFG, from the coding sequence ATGAATTTCTTCATAGTCAAAGATAAAAACACCGAACTCGGACCTTATCCCGAAGAGGTTCTAATTGATATGGCCAAAAGTGGCGACATAGATGCCTCTACACTTATTCGCAATTCTTTAATGAAGCGAACACAGGAAGCCAAAAAACTACCTTTTTTAAAAGACGTCGTCAAAGAAGAGAATAAAGCTGAAGACAGTGGCCCCGTTGAGATGAAACCGCTGAACCGAACGGCTAATTCAATAAAATTAGCGATCAAAAAACATCGTTTGACTGCATTCATCATTGATTTAGCCATTATTTACGGCATCATTTATGCACTCGCCTTTGTGCTAAATACTCACCTTGGCGGCCTCAACTTAAGCCCAGACACTGCACAAGCAACCGAAGCTTATGGCAGCTCTATAGCCTACTTAATTTCAGGTATTTACTTTATCTTTGTCCTTTATTACACGATTAACATCGGCTTTTTTGCTCAAACACCCGGCCAGCGCTTTTATGGCATAATGGCTGTAAGCACCGACAATAAGCCTGTCATGCTCCTTAAATCCTTTTTGTATGCCGTTTTCTTCTTCTTGTTTCTACCACTTGAACCCTTTGTAGTTTATATAACAAAGAAGAGTTTACATGAGATATTATCAGGAACTAAAATAGTGAATGTAAGGTTCGGCTAG
- the pyrF gene encoding orotidine-5'-phosphate decarboxylase, which produces MTKLIVALDVDSLAEAEKAVDKLGGKVEWFKVGKQLFTAEGPAIVEMLKKKGFKVFLDLKFHDIPNTVAQAVKSALSIGADMVNFHATGGSEMIRTAVEKNRPNYPNAELIAVTVLTSSGQSVLDELQVAGTPEDAVLRFAGLAKNAGADGVVCSALEIEALKKAYGSEFKVVVPGIRPKGSSVDDQKRIMTPKQASDLGADYIVVGRPIMKAADPVAAAEAVLAELSI; this is translated from the coding sequence ATGACTAAATTAATTGTGGCTTTAGATGTAGATTCTTTAGCAGAAGCTGAAAAAGCTGTTGATAAACTAGGTGGTAAAGTTGAATGGTTTAAAGTTGGCAAGCAATTGTTTACGGCTGAAGGACCTGCAATTGTAGAGATGTTGAAAAAGAAAGGATTTAAAGTTTTTCTTGATCTTAAATTTCACGACATTCCAAATACGGTGGCTCAAGCAGTGAAATCTGCCTTGTCCATTGGAGCTGACATGGTTAATTTCCATGCTACAGGAGGAAGTGAAATGATTCGTACTGCCGTTGAAAAGAATCGTCCCAACTACCCTAATGCGGAATTAATAGCTGTTACAGTATTAACAAGTAGCGGTCAGTCAGTATTAGATGAACTTCAAGTTGCAGGAACACCAGAGGATGCGGTACTTCGTTTTGCGGGTCTCGCAAAAAACGCTGGAGCAGATGGCGTCGTTTGTTCAGCGCTAGAAATTGAAGCGCTAAAAAAGGCTTATGGTTCGGAATTTAAAGTGGTTGTGCCAGGTATTCGCCCCAAAGGTAGTTCCGTAGATGATCAGAAGCGCATTATGACTCCAAAGCAAGCATCTGATCTAGGCGCCGATTATATTGTAGTAGGTCGCCCAATTATGAAAGCAGCTGACCCCGTCGCTGCAGCCGAAGCTGTGTTAGCAGAATTGAGTATATAA
- a CDS encoding InaA protein yields MFKNNYIAELFQRNELGDFQQLWDKKVEWFEAPNEGKNKNSWSGVSKISLEGQDFFIKKQKNYTKANFFHPLGENLAHKEFKNICLFKKFDIPSLDAAFFGMQKKNGNHYAILITKSLSDYLPLNVVEQKLKLDQINQKQKRNIVYHCAQLVAKAHDKKIKIQSLYSKHIFVHKSLFNVQFTGDNDLPCKFIDLERARISYLDRNSSLKDIAIFNRRTKNWSKSDRLYFLIHYLGEKKATQKVRDYISKLNSIKK; encoded by the coding sequence ATGTTTAAAAATAATTATATAGCTGAATTGTTTCAGAGAAATGAACTAGGTGATTTCCAACAACTTTGGGATAAGAAAGTCGAGTGGTTTGAAGCTCCAAATGAAGGGAAGAATAAGAATAGCTGGAGTGGTGTTTCAAAAATAAGCTTAGAAGGCCAAGATTTTTTCATTAAAAAACAGAAGAACTATACAAAGGCCAACTTTTTTCACCCCTTGGGTGAAAACCTCGCTCACAAAGAATTCAAAAATATCTGTTTATTTAAAAAGTTCGACATCCCTAGCTTAGATGCTGCTTTTTTTGGAATGCAAAAAAAGAATGGCAATCACTATGCCATATTGATTACCAAGTCTCTCTCAGACTACCTCCCTTTAAATGTAGTTGAGCAAAAATTAAAACTTGATCAAATAAACCAAAAGCAAAAAAGAAATATTGTTTATCACTGTGCTCAATTAGTTGCTAAAGCTCACGATAAAAAAATAAAAATTCAAAGCCTCTACTCCAAGCACATCTTTGTTCATAAGTCTTTATTTAATGTGCAATTCACTGGAGACAATGATTTGCCTTGTAAATTCATTGATTTAGAACGAGCCAGAATTAGTTATTTAGATCGCAATAGCTCTTTAAAGGATATAGCGATCTTTAATCGTCGTACAAAAAACTGGAGCAAAAGTGATAGGCTTTATTTCCTAATCCATTATTTAGGCGAAAAAAAAGCCACGCAAAAAGTGCGTGACTATATTTCAAAACTAAATTCAATTAAGAAATAA
- the mazG gene encoding nucleoside triphosphate pyrophosphohydrolase, translating to MNQNWLLELAKIMAQLRAPNGCPWDREQDHDTLKKYLIEECSEVLDAIDNKDPDELKDELGDLLMNIFFHAQIAQENKQFSIHDVAQNISEKMIRRHPHVFADENAEHSEDVDRIWQEVKEKEKGKKDSVLDGIPKHLPNLRKAQTIQKRAAKVGFDWEDWRGSFDKIQEELNELKIEIENNELNKAKEEFGDLMFSMTNLARSLKFEADEALQFANNKFDQRFRKVERVVKDSDKEWKEYTLEELDKIWDQIKVENV from the coding sequence ATGAATCAAAATTGGCTTTTAGAACTCGCAAAAATCATGGCACAACTTAGAGCGCCTAATGGATGCCCATGGGATCGAGAACAAGATCACGACACACTGAAAAAATACCTCATCGAAGAATGCTCTGAAGTTCTCGATGCAATCGATAACAAAGACCCAGACGAATTGAAAGATGAGTTAGGTGATTTGCTTATGAATATTTTCTTTCATGCTCAAATTGCGCAAGAGAACAAGCAATTTTCTATTCACGATGTTGCCCAAAACATCTCCGAAAAAATGATTCGTCGACATCCACACGTTTTCGCTGACGAAAATGCTGAACACTCAGAAGATGTGGATCGAATCTGGCAAGAAGTCAAAGAGAAAGAAAAGGGCAAAAAAGACTCCGTTTTAGATGGCATACCTAAACACCTTCCCAATTTGCGAAAAGCGCAAACCATACAAAAACGCGCCGCAAAAGTGGGTTTTGATTGGGAAGACTGGCGAGGAAGTTTCGACAAAATCCAAGAAGAACTCAATGAGCTTAAAATAGAAATTGAAAACAATGAGCTCAATAAAGCCAAAGAAGAATTTGGCGACCTGATGTTTTCTATGACCAACCTCGCGAGGAGCCTCAAATTTGAAGCCGATGAAGCGCTTCAATTTGCCAATAACAAATTTGATCAACGCTTTCGAAAAGTTGAACGCGTCGTAAAAGATTCTGACAAAGAATGGAAAGAATACACCTTAGAAGAACTCGACAAAATCTGGGATCAAATCAAGGTGGAAAATGTTTAA
- a CDS encoding DUF3568 family protein: protein MRISLLTLSLVITLSTTSSCSWIDRKLAQSNGEYYQTFNCNKELAVISTKQIIQEMRYSGVIVNEDGNHTEIWFKISKDQRARVRFTQHYFWDTIISYYVTPNGNEELSDQFYTKLHKKIFGTKMEDS, encoded by the coding sequence ATGAGAATTTCACTCCTAACACTCAGCCTTGTGATTACGCTATCTACAACGAGTTCTTGTTCATGGATTGACAGAAAACTAGCGCAATCTAATGGGGAATATTATCAAACCTTTAATTGCAACAAAGAACTTGCCGTCATTTCAACAAAACAAATCATACAAGAGATGCGCTATTCAGGCGTGATCGTCAACGAAGACGGAAATCACACCGAAATTTGGTTTAAAATAAGCAAAGACCAGCGTGCAAGAGTACGATTCACTCAACATTATTTCTGGGATACAATTATTTCCTATTACGTAACGCCAAATGGTAACGAGGAGCTTTCTGATCAATTCTACACAAAACTCCACAAAAAAATTTTTGGCACAAAAATGGAAGATTCATGA
- a CDS encoding DUF362 domain-containing protein, with protein sequence MINIVPIDTYDRNLISSEILTQLEQCDFFGRIPEKSSILLKPNFVMPSPVGDSSCTQPNFYMAIAQIFLDKGFKVGIGESPAFGSCKKALKTHGVYDEAIEKGIEVVEFSNNQDYPGLKHQGPYSTLSICKELKEWDFLINLPKLKVHQQMHFTGACKNLYGCVAGKKKILLHNLCKNEPVKFAEMILANARKAQAILHIADGIEAMHIKGPRGGESHPFGKIIISDNPLQLDYVFATMANYKLKETPLFAALPDEIFRDIEKSCDEALSSPNFSHAENFIHSYINDISFSPPKLIRSAFRSMKFKLSGKI encoded by the coding sequence ATGATAAATATTGTACCCATCGACACATACGACCGTAACCTAATCTCCAGTGAGATATTAACACAACTGGAGCAATGTGATTTTTTTGGTAGAATCCCAGAAAAATCGTCGATTCTTCTCAAACCGAATTTTGTCATGCCTTCACCAGTGGGCGACTCCTCTTGCACACAACCTAATTTCTACATGGCAATAGCTCAAATATTTCTTGATAAGGGTTTTAAGGTAGGCATCGGCGAGTCTCCAGCCTTCGGCTCATGCAAAAAAGCACTCAAGACACATGGCGTCTATGATGAAGCTATTGAAAAAGGCATTGAAGTCGTGGAATTCTCGAATAATCAAGACTATCCAGGTCTTAAGCATCAAGGCCCCTACTCTACCCTTAGTATTTGTAAGGAACTTAAGGAATGGGATTTCCTGATTAATTTACCAAAGCTTAAAGTTCACCAACAAATGCATTTTACAGGCGCATGTAAAAACCTCTATGGATGCGTTGCAGGCAAGAAAAAAATCCTTTTGCATAACCTCTGTAAAAATGAGCCTGTGAAGTTCGCTGAAATGATTCTGGCTAATGCGCGCAAAGCTCAAGCGATCCTCCATATTGCCGACGGAATCGAAGCTATGCACATCAAGGGACCAAGAGGCGGAGAGAGTCACCCTTTTGGGAAAATCATCATTAGTGACAACCCACTTCAGCTCGACTACGTTTTTGCGACAATGGCAAATTATAAGCTTAAGGAAACACCTTTATTTGCGGCTCTCCCAGATGAAATTTTTAGAGACATCGAAAAGTCTTGTGATGAGGCTTTAAGTAGCCCCAACTTTTCTCATGCTGAGAACTTTATCCATAGTTACATAAACGATATAAGTTTTAGTCCTCCAAAACTCATTCGCTCTGCTTTTAGATCCATGAAATTTAAACTTTCAGGAAAAATCTAA
- the recN gene encoding DNA repair protein RecN, with protein MLKNLYIKNIALVDQQNIDFDQGLNIITGETGAGKSVIMGSMRLLMGQRAEKSLIRSGEQKAEISAILEIPSEIQEKILSVLEEQEIEIEEKNELILRRVISQSNSRNFINSTPVPLQVLKQIGEQFIDIFSAGEQHSLADSSQQLSILDRFMGGTNELKNTKKAFATWKALRQKLEEMAQQFPSKGELEILRFQHNEIIEAKLKADEEATLYDQYSSAASGQERMELAQQLSYSFENEHNTGTISSLRLCLANAQDLARLDKKSGSEFAERIESLLAELCDMHMDFENYTSEIVLDPKELEYLEERMQTYNSIKRKYGTELEEVLNYLKEITEKIDLADNFDSEYSKLEEEIAQAKKSFLDNAKKLRLKRKKAAKNLAIDISTELKELEFLNSEFDIQVKDNKASSKGIDLIEFRFSPNKGEPAKLLSDIASSGEISRVMLAVKSILAKVDSIPMLIFDEIDANIGGITASKVAHKLKKLGQNRQLFCVTHLPQVAAAGDFHYLVQKSEIKQRSVSSISSLEQDEKTQEIGRMLGGESNSKLVYEHAKELQASFKK; from the coding sequence ATGCTAAAAAACCTCTACATTAAGAATATTGCCCTCGTCGACCAACAAAACATCGATTTTGATCAAGGTCTCAATATCATAACGGGTGAAACTGGCGCCGGCAAATCAGTCATCATGGGGTCTATGCGCTTGCTTATGGGCCAAAGAGCTGAAAAGAGCCTCATTAGAAGCGGGGAACAAAAAGCTGAAATTAGTGCCATACTCGAAATCCCTAGTGAAATACAAGAGAAAATACTCTCCGTCCTCGAAGAGCAGGAAATTGAGATAGAAGAAAAAAATGAACTGATTCTAAGACGAGTCATCAGCCAAAGCAATAGTAGGAATTTCATTAACTCCACTCCTGTCCCCCTACAAGTTCTTAAGCAAATCGGCGAACAATTTATCGATATTTTCTCCGCTGGTGAACAGCACAGCCTAGCCGACAGTTCCCAACAACTATCTATCCTGGATAGGTTCATGGGAGGAACAAATGAACTCAAAAATACAAAAAAGGCTTTTGCCACTTGGAAAGCTCTTCGGCAGAAGCTCGAAGAAATGGCACAGCAGTTTCCATCTAAAGGGGAATTAGAAATTTTACGTTTCCAACACAACGAGATAATTGAAGCTAAACTTAAGGCCGATGAAGAAGCAACACTTTACGATCAATACTCAAGCGCTGCTTCTGGCCAAGAAAGAATGGAACTCGCCCAACAACTCAGTTATTCTTTCGAAAATGAGCATAATACTGGAACCATTAGCTCCCTTAGATTGTGCTTAGCCAATGCCCAAGATTTAGCTCGTCTAGATAAAAAATCCGGAAGCGAATTTGCTGAAAGAATCGAATCCCTGCTTGCTGAACTCTGTGACATGCATATGGATTTCGAAAACTACACGAGCGAGATTGTACTTGACCCGAAAGAGTTAGAATATCTAGAAGAAAGAATGCAGACATATAACTCGATCAAACGCAAGTACGGAACAGAACTCGAAGAAGTATTAAATTACCTCAAAGAGATCACTGAAAAAATTGATCTCGCAGATAATTTCGACTCCGAGTACAGCAAACTCGAAGAAGAGATTGCACAAGCAAAAAAATCATTTCTTGACAATGCTAAAAAACTCCGCCTTAAACGAAAAAAAGCAGCCAAAAATTTAGCTATCGACATCTCGACTGAACTCAAAGAACTCGAATTCCTTAATTCTGAGTTTGATATTCAAGTCAAAGATAATAAAGCATCTTCCAAAGGCATCGACTTGATCGAGTTCAGATTCTCCCCAAACAAAGGCGAGCCCGCTAAACTACTGAGCGACATTGCATCCAGCGGTGAAATCTCTCGAGTCATGCTTGCCGTAAAAAGTATTTTAGCCAAAGTCGACTCAATACCCATGCTAATTTTTGATGAAATTGATGCCAATATCGGAGGCATTACTGCTTCGAAAGTAGCACATAAATTAAAAAAATTAGGACAAAATCGACAGCTATTCTGCGTTACACACTTGCCCCAAGTTGCTGCTGCAGGGGATTTTCATTACCTTGTACAAAAATCTGAAATCAAGCAACGAAGTGTCAGCTCCATAAGCTCCCTCGAACAAGATGAAAAAACTCAAGAAATTGGACGTATGCTTGGGGGAGAAAGTAACAGTAAGCTCGTTTATGAACATGCCAAAGAACTTCAAGCTTCTTTCAAAAAGTAA
- the lpoB gene encoding penicillin-binding protein activator LpoB, producing MKYAMLILVGAVLASCGPDTKNIDMNDDRADAVMALDHRDFTKAADTMIKSMLNSNALNKKDGSRFVVALSTIKNDTMQRIDTSQLTAKIRRDLLNSGKCIMTTAVGTQQDAMNIEARKLRESAEFNQETVQEQGQLVAPELSLAGKIFQRNIKLDNGDQQVEYYFTLMMTDLKTGLAIWEDEVTMGKRGSGKSATW from the coding sequence ATGAAATATGCAATGTTAATTTTAGTTGGTGCGGTTCTCGCTTCATGTGGGCCGGATACAAAAAACATCGATATGAATGATGATAGAGCTGATGCAGTTATGGCTTTAGACCATCGTGATTTTACTAAAGCTGCAGACACAATGATCAAGTCAATGTTAAACTCAAATGCGCTTAACAAAAAAGATGGTTCGCGTTTCGTCGTTGCACTAAGTACAATTAAAAATGATACTATGCAGAGAATTGATACCTCACAGCTCACAGCTAAGATTCGTAGAGATTTACTCAACTCCGGGAAATGCATCATGACTACTGCTGTAGGAACTCAACAGGATGCCATGAATATTGAAGCTCGTAAATTGCGTGAATCGGCCGAGTTCAACCAAGAGACAGTACAAGAACAAGGTCAATTAGTCGCTCCAGAGCTAAGTTTAGCGGGTAAAATTTTCCAAAGAAATATCAAGCTTGATAATGGTGATCAACAAGTAGAATACTACTTCACTTTAATGATGACAGATTTAAAAACAGGTTTAGCCATCTGGGAAGATGAAGTGACCATGGGTAAACGCGGTAGCGGGAAGTCTGCAACTTGGTAG
- a CDS encoding glycosyltransferase has protein sequence MKKLLVIGSVWPEPTSSAAGRRMLEIIELFQDMQYQVTFASHANPSDNAIDFCEYAIDQKQIELNSSSFDSFIKGLSPRVVMFDRFMTEEQYSWRVHEQCPNAIKILDTEDLHCLRYAREEAFNQNIDFNAESLLKSELSLREISSILRCDLSIMISEYEVELLKNIFKVPESIIHYLPFLLKQSPKLSNLNYEERQDFISIGNFLHKPNWDSVRNLKENIWPLIRKELPEAKMKIYGAYTPPKAEQLHNEKEGFLVLGKALDAKAVMQSARLCLAPLRFGAGLKGKLLEAMECGTPSITSKIGAEAMKGILPWSGAICDHAEEFAKSAIEIYSNKSTWIEKQKDGYTILNNRFQKELFAEGFYEKIKKIETDIEAHRSGNFLGQVLKHNSHRSTKFMSKWIEAKNQSKTNV, from the coding sequence ATGAAAAAACTGCTTGTGATTGGTTCTGTTTGGCCAGAACCTACTTCCTCAGCAGCAGGCCGCAGAATGCTAGAGATCATCGAACTCTTTCAAGATATGCAGTATCAAGTTACCTTTGCAAGTCATGCAAACCCAAGTGATAACGCTATTGATTTTTGCGAATATGCAATTGATCAAAAACAGATAGAACTCAACTCATCTAGCTTTGATTCTTTTATAAAAGGACTCTCTCCAAGAGTCGTTATGTTTGATCGTTTCATGACTGAAGAACAGTATTCTTGGCGAGTTCACGAACAGTGCCCTAATGCAATCAAAATCCTAGACACTGAGGACCTACACTGTTTGCGCTACGCGCGCGAAGAAGCTTTTAATCAGAATATAGATTTTAATGCAGAATCACTACTCAAATCCGAATTGAGTTTACGCGAAATTTCTTCTATACTGCGTTGCGATTTAAGTATAATGATTTCAGAGTACGAAGTCGAACTCTTGAAAAACATTTTTAAAGTCCCTGAGAGCATCATTCATTATCTGCCCTTTTTACTTAAGCAATCACCCAAACTCTCAAACCTCAACTACGAAGAGCGCCAAGATTTCATAAGTATTGGTAACTTCTTACATAAGCCGAATTGGGACTCCGTCAGGAACCTAAAGGAAAATATATGGCCACTCATTCGCAAAGAGCTTCCCGAGGCTAAAATGAAAATATATGGTGCCTACACTCCTCCTAAAGCAGAGCAACTTCACAATGAAAAAGAAGGTTTCTTAGTATTAGGCAAGGCTCTAGACGCCAAAGCCGTTATGCAATCGGCACGACTATGCCTCGCCCCTTTACGTTTTGGAGCTGGCCTAAAAGGGAAATTACTCGAAGCGATGGAATGTGGAACACCAAGTATCACTAGTAAGATCGGAGCTGAAGCAATGAAGGGGATTCTACCTTGGTCAGGTGCAATCTGTGACCATGCCGAAGAATTTGCGAAGTCCGCAATTGAAATCTACTCGAACAAATCGACTTGGATTGAAAAACAAAAGGATGGATACACAATTTTAAATAATAGGTTCCAGAAAGAACTTTTCGCAGAAGGCTTTTACGAGAAAATTAAAAAAATTGAGACAGATATCGAAGCACACCGCAGCGGCAACTTTCTAGGTCAAGTCCTCAAGCACAATAGTCATCGTAGCACAAAATTCATGAGCAAATGGATTGAAGCTAAGAATCAATCCAAAACTAATGTTTGA